A segment of the Leclercia adecarboxylata genome:
CGCTACTGGCGTATGAAGTACCGTTTTGGTGGTAAAGAAAAACGCCTGTCCTTTGGTGTCTATCCCACCGTCTCTCTTGCTGATGCCAGACAAAAACGCGAAGAGGCAAAGAAACTACTCGCAGCGGGTGACGACCCCGGTGAAGTAAAGAAAGCAAAGAAGCTGGCTTTAACCGCTTCCACTGAGATCCTCAACCCGTTCAAAGAGGTTGCGTTAGAGTGGCATAAGATGAAGTCGCCTAAATGGTCAGAGGGTTACGCTTCCGACATTCTTGAGGCATTTAATAAAGATATTTTCCCGCATATTGGCCACCGTCCTATAGCTGGCATTCAGCCTTTGGAGCTACTGGAAGTCCTGAGGCTGATAGAAGCAAGAGGGGCGATGGAAAAAGCGAAGAAAGTTCGCCAGCGTTGTGGAGAGGTTTTCCGCTACGCCATCGTAACGGGGCGGGCTATCTATAATCCTGCGCCTGATCTCGCTAGTGCAATGCAAGGGCATGAGGCCGTTCATTATCCTTTCCTTAAAGCCAGCGAACTGCCTGAATTTTACACGGCACTGAATGCCTACACTGGAAGCCCCATAGTTTTATTGGGGGCACATTTGCTTATTCTGACAGGATTGAGAACTGGAGAACTACGCGCAGCTGAATGGCGTGAAGTGGATTTCGACAGCGCGGTGTGGGAAATCCCTAAAGAACGCATGAAAATGCGTCGTGCTCATATTGTTCCGCTTTCAAAACAAGCCTTAGTCCATCTTGAAAGGTTGAAAGAATTGACAGGGAATTATCCGCTGATGTTCCCCGGTCGTAACGATCCCAGTAAGTTCATGAGTGAAGCCAGTATAAATCAGGTTTTTAAGCGTATAGGCTATGGTGGACGGGTTACTGGTCATGGTTTTAGGCATACGATGAGTACAATTTTGCATGAAAAAGGATTTAATAGTGCATGGATTGAAATTCAACTAGCTCATCTTGATAAAAATTCAATTCGCGGCATTTATAACCATGCTCAGTATCTTGATGGACGTAGAGAAATGATGCAATGGTATGGCGATTTTATTAATGGACTAGGGGCTTAATTTAGAATGGCAAAAAATAGCACCCTCAAGCTACATCGTATTCATTATAGTATCAGTGAAGCAGCGAAATTATTAGGTTGTGATGAGCGAGATATTTTTTATATTGCTACGCAAAAGAATATTCCATTCGTCATGAGAATGTCCGGACAGTGTACTTTTTCAAAACACAAAGTAAGAGATGTTGATGCATTTATTAAACACATTGATTCTTTAGATAAAGATCATGAAGGCTTTAGTTATATTTCTGAATTCAGTTTGATTAAAATTAATGAAGTGAAGAAAGAAAAGAATTTAATTTTAGCCAGTACAAAAGGTTTTTTTTCAATGCCTTCTAAAGTCAGGAATGATTTTATTTATTATGAAGGAGATTTTCCTGAGTATCCTTCACTGTATACTCCTTCAGGAAAGATATATTCAGAAATGGTTAGGTTTATACAGGTTGACTGGAAAAATGACGAGGGTATTGGCTATGATAATGAAGGTCATATAGAACGTGACTATATAAAAAAGATTCATCTTGTCTTGAGCGAATCTGAGCAGTCTGATGATAAATACGAAGCATTATCCGCAGCACAGCAAGAAAGGCATGCAGTTAAAAGAAATGAAGTGCTTAGTGCAATTATATATTTATATAAAGAAAACTCGGCATTCAGAAAAGAGAATGCAACGGCATTAGTCGATCTATTGTTTAACCGAGCGGAAGAGTTCTGGCCAGATGAAAAACAGCCTCCACTATCACATCCTGTCATGACGAAATTAGTGGCTTCAATATTCAATAAGTCCGTTTTTACAAAAAATTAACAAAAGTGGCAAGTAAGTTTTTTTTCTTACTTGCCTTTTTTACTGTTTAATGCGGTGTTGTAATCCTCTCCGTTGACATAGATTGATGAATAGAGAGGAATTACAAATGACCTTTACTGATACTCGACCTGCTGCGGATTCGCTTATTGATATGAAGTTTATTACTTCAGACTGTTTGTTTACAGATAAGTGGATTTACAAACTTATATCATTAGGTAAATTCCCGAAACCAATAAAACTTGGAAGAATGTCTCGTTGGCGAGCAGGTGACTACTACGCATGGCGTGATAGTCATTCAACTATCAATAATTAATCAATGTTCCATCTTTACTTAAATAATAGATAACTTAGAGGCGAATAATGAATAACCTTCAGTTAGAGGGGGCGGCTTCACTCGCTCTGCAATTTACTAAAAGTAATTACCTTGCCAAAATTCAAAACTATAAAATCATTCCATTTAATGATTCGAACAGTGACGCTGCGTGTGTTGCACGTATTATTGAAATTTTTACGCTAAACAAAATACGCGCAGAAGGTGAAAACCTGTTTGCGTTAACCGGCCTGGTCATTCCTGATACCGGCGCTGAAGCTGGTGAAATCAACATGTTGCTAAAGCGCTGCATTCAGCTTTGCCGGCATGAGGAAGAGGAGCTTGGCTATAGAGAACGTGCAGCAGCTGAAGCTAAAGTGGCAACAAAGCAGGTTTATACCGCTCGCAGTGTTGCCGAGATGAAAAACCGGGGTTCACATCCTGTCAGCCGTGCTGATGCTGAATATCATTATCAGGCCGCGCAAAGCCGGGTTGAAGAACAACGAAAGCGGGTAAACCATTTCCGGTCTTTACCTGGCTTACTTATTGAAGAAGCAAAGTGTATCGGAAAGGGCGTGGATAAACCGGTGTTGCATTCATTTCCCGCTTCCCTGCGAGTCCCGGCAGAAATTACGTCCTCTAATCAGAATCCGGCAATTTCCAGTGCCGCCCGGTTTGTTATGGATACCCTTGATGAGCTGGTAAAAGCAGTGCGTGAAATCATTAAACACTGTACTCCGCCATCTGACAGGTACGCCTTAAATAATGGTGGTTTGTTGCGGGTGGCTGCTTATAAAGAGTATTACAGGGCGGATAATACCCTGTTACGTGCGGTGGTTACCGGTGAAGATTATGCAGATTACCGTCTGCAATGCCATAAACTGACCGAGCGAAAAGAAAAACTTTTTTCCGTCTAATTTATTCAGGGTGTATTTATGTTTGCTTTTAAAAATCACAAGCCGGATGCGGCACGTCTCTACCATGAGAAATTAACCAGTAGTTCTAAAAGTCATATTACTGAAGGTCGTCGTTTCTCTCTATCCGCAAATAAAGAAAATATTCTCCGCACATCTATTCTGGAATCAGGTTGGATGATGGGGCAGATCACGCTGCGTGATGTTAATGCTGTCTCCGGTAATGCCATCAATGTCGGTGCCAGTGAGTTGCATACTGGCCGGGTTGCGGGCGGGCGCTTTCGTAAAAAGGTAGCAATAAATGGAACCGAGTTCTGGCTATCAGAAACGGAGACCTGCGCCACTATCGGTTACGGCGAAATGTCAGATATTTATAACCTTGGCCAGGCCGGTAATTTTGATGAGGTTATGGATGCCTTTTTCAGCCAGGCTTATTCACTAGATATGTTACGAACGGGTTTTAATGGTTTATCCATTTCAGAAACGACCGATCCGAAAGTAAATAAGAAAGGCGAAGACGTCAATATTGGCTGGCATGCGCTGGCAAAGGATTATCTGAAAGGAAAGCAGATCATTTCTGAACCGCTGACCCTAGGTGAAACGGGGCACTGGAAAAATATCGATTTACTGGCTAACCATCTCATCACCAGTGTTATTGCCGAGCCGTTCCGGGAAGATCCCCGACTGGTGGTAATGGTCGGCGCTGAGCTTGCCGCACAACAACGCCTGCGCCTGTTTAATGCCGCTGAACGCCCGGCAGATATCAGTGCCGCACAGATGGCCACCAGTTCCATTGCCGGTCGCTTTGCTTTCATTCCGCCTTTTATGCCCGGTAAGCGTCTCGCTGTAACCACGCTGAGTAATCTGCATATCTATACGCAGGCGAATACGCGTTATTTCCGTGCCGAATTTGACGACGATAATTGCGAATATGTGCATTCCTATCTGCGTAACGAAGGCTACGCGCTGGGCAATCCGGAACTCTATGCCGCTGTAGATGAGAGCGCTATTTCTCTCGTTGAGTAATGTTCCCGCAAATAAAAAAGCCCGCTGATTATTTAGCGGGCTTTGAGAACATATTCAGGTGGAAAAATGAAACTTACAGAGTGGCAAACCCTGTGAGCACATTCAGAATGCCAGGATTTTCAGAAATGAACAATACAATAAATTCGGTTATAAATTTCTTGCATAGCCTTAATCCTGCGGGCTATAGTTTCCCCGTTGCCGCAAAATCGGCAACCGGGCGTGGAAACCCGTGTAATCTGAAGGCGACACCAGACGCGCCATGCGTCTTTTTTTGTGTCTTTGTCTTTGCACACCTGTTACATGCGCAGCGGTTTCTATACCGTTGTAGCTATCGCGTAATGGTGGCTCAGGCGGGGCTGACTTCGGTCAGGCCGGTATCCTTCAGAGCCGGTATTTCCACCCCCGTCTGGGCTACCACCAGTGAGCGTGGAAACTCCGGTGGTAGCGTTAACCGCTATCTGAAGGAGATTGCCATTATGGCTACAGTCCCCGCGTTGCTGCACCCCGAATACACCTTTCTGTTTCTTGCTGTGCGTCGTACCGACGGTAAAGCCCTGCCTGCGCCGGTTCGTATTACTGCGCATAACGAACGTGACGCCCGTCTGCAACTGATTACCGAATTTGTTCTCTGCTTTGCTGGCCGTATTCCCTCCAGAACTTCCGGGGAGGTAAGGGTATGAAAGAGATTTCTGCTGTGCAGCCTGGCTGCACCCTGTCTGATACCGGCGAAAACCGGCTGTTGCGCGTGACGCTGGCCAGTGAATTCCTTGCTGATTTGTTATCCGGGTGCGGTTCTTCCGGTTCACGAACCGTTTCTGCTGAAGGGGCTGCGGCGATGTTTGCCTGTCTGGCCGAACAGCTCGACGGCGTTGTTAAAGAAACCAGCACCATGAAGGGGAACCACAATGATCAGTAAAGAATCCTTTATGTCCCCTGCCTTTCGTACCGCATTACTGCGCCGCTATATCGCAGAGGCTTTCATTTCCCTGATGCGGCGCGTCAATGGCGAGGCCGCTTATATCGAAGATGGCGAACGCTTGGCGCTGACGCCTGACAAAGTGGCCATGAACATTCTTTATCACCTTGAAATGCCGTGGATAGATGAGTTTGGTATCGAAGAGGGCAGTCGTCTTGCCGCAGAGGTGCTGGAAAAAATGCTCGCACCGGGTTTTATGGGCGAAACGCTCCGGCTGTCGGTTGAGGGCGTTACGGAGATGCGTGAGGTTTACCGGGACATTATTTTTGGCGCGCCTGACGGAGAACTGCCGCCGGGCTATGAATTCATGTGCTGCGGTGAGCGGGAGGAGAGCCAGTGAAACCTGTCTCTGTAACATCGGTAGCCTCTGCCGCACGTGGCCGCTGGCCTCATATTCTTTCGGCGCTGGGGATCGACATACCGGCAGGCCACCGCCACGGCGCATGCCCGAAATGTGGCGGCACGGATCGTTTTCGCCTGGATGATAAAGAGGGGCGCGGAACGTGGTTCTGCAATCAGTGCGGTAACGGTGATGGTCTGGATCTCGTTCGTCTGGTGACCGGTAAAGGGGTGAAAGAGGCATCGGGCATGGTGGCCGAAACGCTGTCTCTGGCAGAAGTGAGCCAGCAACCCGTTAAGCCAGCCAGGAATGAAGCTGCACGGCAGGCAAATGGCCGGGCGCGCTTTCATCAGCTGATGAAGAATAGCAGGCAGGGAGAAAGCCGCTACCTGAGCGATCGCGGTCTTCATGGCCACGCTTTTAGCCTGCCTGAGCAGCCTGTCACGGTGGCAGGAACGGTTTTTCCTGCCGGTTCTCTGCTGCTGCCACTGACTGACAGCGACGGCGATATTACCGGCGGTCAGCTTATCAGCCCCGAAGGGGATAAAAGTCTGTTACCGGGCAGCCAGCTGAGCGGCAGTTTTATCGCGCTCGCTGACATTCCCATGACGGCACCTGAGCAGGTCATCATCACA
Coding sequences within it:
- a CDS encoding phage integrase central domain-containing protein, with the translated sequence MMLNARKVEAAKGKEKSYKLSDGGGLYLQVEPNGSRYWRMKYRFGGKEKRLSFGVYPTVSLADARQKREEAKKLLAAGDDPGEVKKAKKLALTASTEILNPFKEVALEWHKMKSPKWSEGYASDILEAFNKDIFPHIGHRPIAGIQPLELLEVLRLIEARGAMEKAKKVRQRCGEVFRYAIVTGRAIYNPAPDLASAMQGHEAVHYPFLKASELPEFYTALNAYTGSPIVLLGAHLLILTGLRTGELRAAEWREVDFDSAVWEIPKERMKMRRAHIVPLSKQALVHLERLKELTGNYPLMFPGRNDPSKFMSEASINQVFKRIGYGGRVTGHGFRHTMSTILHEKGFNSAWIEIQLAHLDKNSIRGIYNHAQYLDGRREMMQWYGDFINGLGA
- a CDS encoding helix-turn-helix transcriptional regulator translates to MTFTDTRPAADSLIDMKFITSDCLFTDKWIYKLISLGKFPKPIKLGRMSRWRAGDYYAWRDSHSTINN
- a CDS encoding P2 family phage major capsid protein; translation: MFAFKNHKPDAARLYHEKLTSSSKSHITEGRRFSLSANKENILRTSILESGWMMGQITLRDVNAVSGNAINVGASELHTGRVAGGRFRKKVAINGTEFWLSETETCATIGYGEMSDIYNLGQAGNFDEVMDAFFSQAYSLDMLRTGFNGLSISETTDPKVNKKGEDVNIGWHALAKDYLKGKQIISEPLTLGETGHWKNIDLLANHLITSVIAEPFREDPRLVVMVGAELAAQQRLRLFNAAERPADISAAQMATSSIAGRFAFIPPFMPGKRLAVTTLSNLHIYTQANTRYFRAEFDDDNCEYVHSYLRNEGYALGNPELYAAVDESAISLVE
- a CDS encoding host cell division inhibitor Icd-like protein, translated to MPGFSEMNNTINSVINFLHSLNPAGYSFPVAAKSATGRGNPCNLKATPDAPCVFFCVFVFAHLLHAQRFLYRCSYRVMVAQAGLTSVRPVSFRAGISTPVWATTSERGNSGGSVNRYLKEIAIMATVPALLHPEYTFLFLAVRRTDGKALPAPVRITAHNERDARLQLITEFVLCFAGRIPSRTSGEVRV